From a region of the Calypte anna isolate BGI_N300 chromosome 4, bCalAnn1_v1.p, whole genome shotgun sequence genome:
- the LOC115598193 gene encoding hemicentin-1-like isoform X1, with product MLRVLFLLLLLACPGSSAAGPAITARTLSPCYSADLRPAQGGLVSAPGCTVLLVPPPLQTSQVVLWEYRSGPEEGTILTHAVDGPTNTSRPYQNRTLFNQTDFSLRLLLGRGDGRLYRFRTEAEATGWFQLRVVEPLSQPEILGNSSVKAGGSTQLVCNAVEGQADSYWWKKNGEVLLGSEHIQFVGNSTLSIAGASINDSGHYSCVVSNQVSQNETSFLLHVQNAANVVLPMILACVALGSLAGVLVWCRRRDRPCHNPCR from the exons ATGCTGCGcgtcctcttcctcctcctcctcctcgcctGCCCCGGCAGCTCGGCAGCCGGCCCCGCCATCACAG CCCGCACCCTGTCCCCCTGCTACTCCGCAGACCTCCGCCCGGcacagggggggttggtctctgCCCCCGGCTGCACCGTGCTGCTGGTGCCCCCCCCTCTGCAGACCTCCCAGGTGGTCCTCTGGGAATACAGGAGCGGCCCGGAGGAAGGAACCATCCTCACTCACGCTGTCGATGGCCCCACCAACACCTCCCGCCCCTACCAGAACCGCACCCTCTTCAATCAGACGGATTTCTCGCTGCGGCTGCTGCTGGGCCGGGGGGACGGGCGGCTCTACCGCTTCAGGACCGAGGCTGAGGCCACGGGCTGGTTCCAGCTGCGTGTTGTGG AGCCCCTCTCCCAACCAGAAATCCTGGGCAACTCCTCGGTgaaggcaggaggcagcacccagctggTTTGCAACGCGGTGGAAGGGCAGGCGGACTCGTACTGGTGGAAGAAGAACggggaggtgctgctgggcagtgaGCACATCCAGTTTGTGGGCAACAGCACCCTGAGCATCGCCGGTGCCTCCATCAACGACAGCGGGCACTACTCCTGCGTGGTGAGCAACCAGGTCAGCCAGAACGAGACCTCCTTCCTGCTCCACGTCCAGA ATGCTGCCAACGTGGTGCTGCCCATGATCCTGGCCTGCGTGGCCCTGGGCTCCCTGGCTG GTGTCCTTGTCTGGTGCAGGAGAAGGGACCGCCCGTGTCACAACCCCTGCAG GTAG
- the LOC103534176 gene encoding tumor necrosis factor ligand superfamily member 10 yields the protein MAPHQPSAGQYLRSDSGGSEAPMLAEGPGAGVGARGARGGRRCGPLWSSVAVMAILALQIASTTGLFVYFTMAISKLKAQAPASPEELRCLQVINQQQEGSSLEELITNQSCLKLANTIKAYVATVTEKVIGRSVVQEARRSSFNASEGQARPRAAGKPSAHLTLRPQSLAQDGNSRRFGNLSQSCRHALTRWEASTIHSHLQNITYQEGRLRVNHAGKYYVYSQIYFRYPSAAARPSVPQLVQCINWKTSYSQPILLLKGVGTKCWAPEADYGLHALYQGGLFELKVGDELFVSVSSLAIDYNDAAASYFGAFRLDL from the exons ATGGCCCCTCACCAGCCCAGCGCCGGGCAGTACCTGCGCTCCGATAGCGGCGGGTCGGAGGCTCCGATGCTGGCGGAAGGTCCCGGTGCCGGTGTCGGTGCCAGGGGGGCGCGGGGGGGGCGGCGGTGCGGGCCGCTGTGGAGCAGCGTGGCCGTCATGGCCATCCTGGCCCTACAGATCGCCTCCACCACCGGACTCTTCGTTTACTTCACCATGGCCATCTCCAAG CTCAAAGCCCAAGCACCAGCGAGCCCGGAGGAGCTGCGGTGTCTGCAGGTGATcaaccagcagcaggagggctcCAGCCTGGAGGAGCTCATCACCAACCAGTCCTGCCTCAAGCTGGCCAACACCATCAAAGCCTACGTGGCCACG GTGACGGAGAAGGTGATCGGCAGGAGCGTGGTGCAGG AAGCCCGGCGCAGCTCCTTCAACGCCTCGGAGGGGCAGGCGCGGCCCAGAGCAGCCGGGAAGCCCTCGGCACACCTCACCCTGCGTCCCCAGAGCCTGGCCCAGGATG gaaactccaggcgCTTTGGGAACCTCTCTCAGTCCTGTCGCCACGCCCTGACCCGCTGGGAAGCCAGCACCATCCACTCCCACCTGCAGAACATCACCTACCAGGAGGGGCGGCTGCGGGTCAATCACGCAGGGAAATATTATGTCTATTCCCAGATCTATTTCCGCTACCCCAGCGCTGCCGCCCGCCCCTCTGTCCCCCAGCTCGTGCAGTGCATCAACTGGAAGACGTCCTACAGCCAGCCCATCCTGCTCCTCAAAGGGGTGGGCACCAAGTGCTGGGCCCCCGAGGCGGACTACGGGCTGCACGCCCTGTACCAGGGGGGGCTGTTTGAGCTGAAGGTGGGGGACGAGCTCTTTGTCTCCGTCTCCTCCTTGGCCATCGACTACAACGACGCGGCCGCCAGCTACTTCGGGGCCTTCCGGCTGGACCTGTGA
- the LOC115598193 gene encoding uncharacterized protein LOC115598193 isoform X2, producing the protein MLRVLFLLLLLACPGSSAAGPAITARTLSPCYSADLRPAQGGLVSAPGCTVLLVPPPLQTSQVVLWEYRSGPEEGTILTHAVDGPTNTSRPYQNRTLFNQTDFSLRLLLGRGDGRLYRFRTEAEATGWFQLRVVEPLSQPEILGNSSVKAGGSTQLVCNAVEGQADSYWWKKNGEVLLGSEHIQFVGNSTLSIAGASINDSGHYSCVVSNQMLPTWCCP; encoded by the exons ATGCTGCGcgtcctcttcctcctcctcctcctcgcctGCCCCGGCAGCTCGGCAGCCGGCCCCGCCATCACAG CCCGCACCCTGTCCCCCTGCTACTCCGCAGACCTCCGCCCGGcacagggggggttggtctctgCCCCCGGCTGCACCGTGCTGCTGGTGCCCCCCCCTCTGCAGACCTCCCAGGTGGTCCTCTGGGAATACAGGAGCGGCCCGGAGGAAGGAACCATCCTCACTCACGCTGTCGATGGCCCCACCAACACCTCCCGCCCCTACCAGAACCGCACCCTCTTCAATCAGACGGATTTCTCGCTGCGGCTGCTGCTGGGCCGGGGGGACGGGCGGCTCTACCGCTTCAGGACCGAGGCTGAGGCCACGGGCTGGTTCCAGCTGCGTGTTGTGG AGCCCCTCTCCCAACCAGAAATCCTGGGCAACTCCTCGGTgaaggcaggaggcagcacccagctggTTTGCAACGCGGTGGAAGGGCAGGCGGACTCGTACTGGTGGAAGAAGAACggggaggtgctgctgggcagtgaGCACATCCAGTTTGTGGGCAACAGCACCCTGAGCATCGCCGGTGCCTCCATCAACGACAGCGGGCACTACTCCTGCGTGGTGAGCAACCAG ATGCTGCCAACGTGGTGCTGCCCATGA